One Rhodospirillales bacterium DNA segment encodes these proteins:
- a CDS encoding universal stress protein encodes MALKDILVHIDNGRHCTARLDAALALAAAHDAHLTGLYVITHPRIPGYVRAQLPDDLIAQQERATVAAAARAERTFTDHLQRAGINGEWRCVEGAQAPMLSMHGRYADVVVAGQRDTSGDEGVDDPAMPDQLILGLGRPVLVIPYGGEFPAIGNRVLVAWDASRLATRAINDAMPFLETAKEVIVLAVNPKREDGEGGHGEIPSADICLHLARHRIRTEAQHLYADDLSAGEVLLSRAVDEGIDLIVCGAYGHARWRELVLGGVTRHLLEHMTIPVLMSH; translated from the coding sequence ATGGCTCTTAAGGATATTCTGGTTCACATCGACAACGGGCGCCATTGCACGGCGCGGCTGGACGCGGCGCTGGCGTTGGCGGCCGCCCACGACGCGCATCTGACCGGCCTTTATGTCATCACCCATCCGCGCATTCCCGGCTACGTGCGGGCACAGTTGCCGGACGACCTGATCGCCCAGCAGGAACGGGCGACCGTCGCGGCGGCGGCGCGCGCCGAGCGGACGTTCACCGATCACCTGCAGCGCGCGGGCATCAACGGTGAGTGGCGCTGCGTCGAAGGGGCGCAGGCGCCGATGCTAAGTATGCATGGCCGTTACGCCGACGTGGTCGTCGCCGGGCAACGCGACACATCGGGCGACGAGGGGGTTGATGATCCCGCCATGCCTGATCAGCTCATCCTCGGGCTCGGCCGACCGGTTCTGGTCATTCCCTACGGCGGCGAATTTCCGGCGATCGGCAATCGCGTTCTCGTCGCCTGGGACGCGAGCCGGCTTGCCACCCGCGCGATCAACGACGCCATGCCGTTCCTGGAGACGGCAAAAGAGGTGATCGTGCTCGCCGTCAATCCCAAGCGCGAGGATGGCGAGGGCGGGCACGGCGAGATTCCCAGCGCCGATATCTGCCTGCACCTTGCACGGCATCGCATCCGCACCGAAGCGCAGCATCTTTATGCCGATGATCTGAGCGCCGGAGAGGTTCTGCTATCGCGGGCGGTCGACGAGGGGATTGACCTGATCGTCTGTGGCGCTTACGGGCACGCGCGCTGGCGGGAACTGGTTCTCGGCGGCGTCACTCGTCATCTGCTCGAGCACATGACGATTCCGGTTCTGATGAGCCACTGA
- a CDS encoding ABC transporter permease: MRRLPPLAVVALAVLGVLALASAAAPWLAAAIGSNGVDVNLLDRFAAPSAAHPLGTDELGRDVLVRLLEAGRASLFVGLAAALASTLIGTPIGLAAGYLGGRVDALLMRLTDGLLALPLLPLLIVLAAIDPAKLGLPNGLATSNAFGLVKIVGIVALVGWATVARLVRAYALHLREATFVLAARAQGAGPMRIMRVHILPNLASPIIVATTLASGNVVLLESVLSFLGLGVQPPTPSWGNLLSNAQELVWSAPGLAIWPGLAIFITVIALNVLGDGLREALDPRRANR; this comes from the coding sequence TTGCGTCGCCTGCCACCGCTTGCCGTCGTGGCGCTCGCGGTCCTGGGTGTCCTCGCGCTTGCCAGCGCGGCCGCGCCATGGCTGGCGGCGGCGATCGGCAGCAACGGCGTCGATGTCAACCTGCTCGACCGCTTCGCTGCGCCTTCGGCGGCGCATCCCCTCGGCACCGACGAGCTTGGCCGCGACGTTCTCGTCCGCCTACTCGAGGCGGGCCGCGCCTCGCTCTTCGTCGGGCTCGCCGCAGCGCTCGCGTCGACCCTCATCGGCACGCCGATCGGCCTTGCCGCCGGCTACCTCGGGGGACGAGTCGATGCGCTCTTGATGCGCCTGACCGACGGCCTGCTGGCCTTGCCGCTGCTACCCCTGCTGATCGTTCTCGCCGCTATCGATCCGGCGAAGCTCGGACTGCCCAACGGTCTCGCCACGTCAAACGCCTTCGGCCTGGTAAAGATCGTGGGGATCGTCGCCCTTGTCGGCTGGGCCACCGTGGCGCGGCTGGTGCGAGCCTATGCCCTGCACCTGCGGGAGGCGACGTTCGTGTTGGCGGCGCGTGCCCAAGGCGCCGGGCCGATGCGCATCATGCGCGTGCATATTCTGCCGAATCTCGCCTCGCCGATCATCGTCGCCACGACGCTGGCGAGCGGCAACGTTGTCTTGCTCGAATCCGTTCTCAGTTTCCTTGGTCTTGGCGTCCAGCCGCCGACGCCGAGCTGGGGCAACCTGTTGAGCAACGCCCAGGAACTCGTCTGGTCCGCGCCCGGCCTCGCCATCTGGCCCGGCCTTGCGATCTTCATTACCGTGATCGCGCTCAACGTGCTCGGCGACGGACTGCGCGAGGCGCTTGATCCACGCCGCGCAAACCGATAA
- a CDS encoding ABC transporter permease: MTGFLARRLGQALAVLAVMSFVVYGLIGLMPGDPIDLMISSDPRLGAEDALRLKQIYGLDRPLIERYAAWAQAALTGDLGYSRLQARPVAEVLRPALEATARLAGLALVLSLSLALPLGLLAATRRERWIDRLISLVSFAGISTPPFWTALVLIIVFAVLLGILPAGGSGAGDGRPFAGARHLVLPVLCLALASVGGYVRYVRAATIDALGSDWIRTARAKGLSDRQVVLGHALRIALVPVVTVLGIDFGALVSGALVTETVFAYPGMGRLIYDAILGNDYNLALAALLLATAFTLAGSLLADLALVLLDPRIALDRADR, from the coding sequence ATGACCGGCTTCCTTGCCCGGCGTCTCGGCCAGGCCCTGGCCGTGCTCGCGGTGATGTCGTTCGTCGTCTACGGGCTGATCGGTTTGATGCCGGGCGATCCGATCGACCTGATGATCAGCAGCGATCCGCGCCTCGGCGCCGAGGACGCGCTGCGCCTGAAGCAGATCTACGGTCTCGACCGGCCGCTGATCGAGCGCTATGCCGCCTGGGCGCAGGCCGCGCTTACCGGCGATCTCGGCTATTCCCGGCTTCAGGCGCGCCCGGTTGCGGAGGTCCTGAGGCCCGCCCTGGAGGCCACCGCGCGCCTGGCCGGCCTCGCCCTTGTCCTTTCCTTGTCCCTTGCCCTGCCGCTCGGGTTGCTCGCCGCCACTCGCCGCGAGCGCTGGATCGATCGCCTGATCAGCCTCGTATCGTTCGCCGGCATCTCGACGCCGCCGTTCTGGACAGCGCTGGTGCTGATCATCGTCTTCGCCGTCCTGCTCGGGATCCTGCCCGCCGGTGGATCGGGCGCGGGTGACGGCAGGCCGTTCGCCGGCGCCCGGCACCTCGTCCTGCCCGTCCTCTGCCTCGCGCTCGCCAGCGTCGGCGGCTACGTGCGCTATGTGCGCGCGGCGACCATCGACGCGCTGGGCAGCGACTGGATCCGCACCGCCCGGGCCAAGGGCCTGAGCGACCGCCAGGTGGTGCTGGGCCACGCGCTGCGCATCGCGCTCGTCCCCGTCGTCACGGTGCTCGGCATCGATTTCGGGGCGTTGGTATCCGGCGCCCTCGTCACCGAGACCGTTTTCGCCTATCCGGGCATGGGCCGACTGATTTACGATGCGATACTTGGCAACGACTACAACCTGGCCCTGGCGGCACTGCTGCTGGCGACGGCATTCACCCTGGCGGGGAGCCTGCTCGCCGATCTGGCGCTGGTGCTGCTCGACCCGCGGATCGCCCTCGACCGGGCCGATCGGTGA
- the modA gene encoding molybdate ABC transporter substrate-binding protein: protein MSRPKLRAYVVGICLLIAPLVVPIAGRAADPEVITVFAAASLTDALSQAAKAYRNEGGPEVRFSFAASSALARQIEAGAPADIYASANEEWMDYLAGKNAIEASSRVSPLGNSLVMIAPADSTLDHVTIAPDFDITGLIGKDNKLVTGDPDSVPVGIYAKKALEHLGVWDKAEPMVARAESVRAALALVERGEAPLGIVYGTDAMASDKVKVVGTFPPDSYPAISYPFAIVAGKDTPEVRKLFDYLTGGAAASVYQRDGFTWRGPTG from the coding sequence ATGAGTCGCCCAAAGCTTCGTGCTTATGTTGTCGGCATCTGCCTGTTGATTGCTCCTCTTGTCGTTCCGATCGCCGGCCGGGCGGCGGATCCCGAGGTCATCACCGTGTTCGCCGCGGCGAGCCTGACCGACGCGCTGAGCCAGGCGGCGAAGGCGTATCGAAACGAGGGCGGGCCCGAGGTCCGTTTCTCCTTCGCTGCGTCGTCGGCCCTCGCCCGCCAGATCGAGGCCGGCGCCCCCGCGGATATCTACGCCTCGGCGAACGAGGAGTGGATGGATTACCTCGCTGGCAAGAACGCGATCGAGGCATCGAGCAGGGTGAGCCCCCTCGGCAATTCGCTGGTGATGATCGCGCCCGCGGACAGCACGCTCGATCATGTGACCATCGCGCCCGATTTCGATATCACCGGCCTGATCGGCAAGGACAACAAGCTGGTGACGGGCGATCCCGACAGCGTGCCCGTCGGCATCTATGCCAAGAAGGCGCTCGAGCATCTGGGTGTCTGGGACAAGGCCGAGCCGATGGTGGCGCGCGCCGAGAGCGTTCGCGCCGCCCTTGCGCTTGTCGAGCGCGGCGAGGCCCCGCTCGGCATCGTCTACGGCACCGACGCGATGGCGAGTGACAAGGTCAAGGTGGTCGGCACCTTCCCGCCGGACAGTTACCCGGCGATCAGCTATCCGTTCGCCATCGTCGCCGGCAAGGACACGCCCGAGGTCCGCAAGCTGTTCGATTACCTGACCGGCGGTGCCGCCGCCAGCGTCTATCAGCGTGACGGCTTCACCTGGCGGGGCCCCACGGGCTAG
- the modB gene encoding molybdate ABC transporter permease subunit, protein MLSADETEALLLTLRISAVAVTCAFPLALASALLLARARFPGKVVIDGLVHLPLVLPPVVMGYLLLITFGTRAPVGGWLFETLGIRLVFHWTGAALAAGVVTFPFQVRAMRLALEAVDPKLEAAARSLGASRLDVFGSVTLPLMLPGIVAGAITAFAASLGEFGAIITFVSNVPGETRTLPLAIYTAIQSPGNEAAAARLAGLSIALACGGLLLAEVAGRKAQRMIGR, encoded by the coding sequence ATGCTGTCGGCGGACGAGACCGAAGCCCTGTTGCTGACCTTGCGCATCTCCGCGGTCGCCGTGACCTGCGCCTTTCCGCTGGCGTTGGCATCGGCGCTGTTGCTGGCCCGCGCCCGGTTTCCAGGCAAGGTGGTGATCGATGGGCTGGTGCATCTGCCGCTGGTCCTGCCGCCAGTGGTCATGGGTTACCTGCTGCTGATCACCTTCGGCACCCGCGCGCCGGTCGGCGGCTGGCTGTTCGAGACGCTGGGTATCCGCCTGGTGTTCCACTGGACCGGCGCGGCGCTCGCCGCCGGCGTCGTCACCTTTCCCTTCCAGGTTCGGGCCATGCGTTTGGCACTGGAGGCGGTCGATCCCAAGCTGGAAGCCGCGGCGCGCTCGCTGGGCGCCAGCCGTCTCGACGTATTCGGCTCGGTCACGCTGCCGCTGATGCTGCCGGGTATCGTCGCCGGCGCGATAACCGCGTTTGCCGCCAGCCTCGGCGAGTTCGGCGCGATCATCACCTTCGTGTCCAACGTTCCGGGCGAGACCCGGACGTTGCCGCTCGCCATCTATACCGCGATCCAATCGCCCGGCAACGAAGCCGCCGCCGCGCGTCTCGCCGGTCTGTCGATCGCGCTGGCCTGCGGCGGGCTGTTGCTCGCCGAAGTCGCCGGCCGCAAGGCCCAGCGGATGATCGGGCGCTGA
- the modC gene encoding molybdenum ABC transporter ATP-binding protein, which produces MLDVRIRRALGDFTLDVAFTGPSSGITALFGPSGSGKSTVINAIAGLLRPDIGHVRLGEATFVDTEAGIDVPLRRRRVGYVFQEARLFPHMRVRDNLLYGLRRAPKPDPRSGRSITFAHIVDLLGVGGLLDRRPRALSGGEKQRVALGRALLAQPRLLLMDEPLAALDAGRKAEILPYIERLRDDLGIPIVYVSHAVEEVARLADAVVVLAGGRVVASGDVAAVMSRLDVFPSASPFEAGAVVPVRIAGHDDAYALTTLAFDGGSLRVPRIERPVGDRLRIRVRARDVMLALNRPDGLSALNILPAIIDDVLVEEGCYASARIAVGSARLVARLTRLSAERLALRPGQTVYAVVKSVAIDGRGLGTVQHDA; this is translated from the coding sequence ATGCTCGATGTCCGGATTCGTCGCGCGCTGGGCGACTTTACCCTCGACGTCGCCTTCACTGGGCCGTCGTCCGGCATCACCGCGCTCTTCGGGCCGTCCGGTTCAGGGAAATCCACGGTCATCAACGCCATCGCCGGCCTCCTGCGCCCCGACATCGGTCACGTCCGGCTTGGCGAGGCGACCTTTGTCGATACCGAGGCCGGCATCGACGTTCCGCTCCGTCGCCGCCGAGTCGGTTATGTCTTTCAGGAGGCGCGGCTTTTCCCGCACATGCGGGTGCGCGACAACCTCCTCTACGGGCTGCGGCGAGCTCCGAAACCCGATCCCCGATCCGGTCGCTCGATCACGTTCGCGCACATCGTCGATCTGCTCGGGGTGGGAGGACTGCTCGATCGTCGGCCGCGGGCGCTTTCCGGCGGCGAGAAGCAGCGGGTCGCGCTCGGCCGGGCGCTGCTGGCGCAGCCCCGCCTGCTGCTGATGGACGAGCCACTTGCGGCGCTCGACGCCGGCCGCAAAGCCGAAATCCTGCCTTATATCGAGCGACTGCGCGACGATCTGGGTATTCCCATCGTCTACGTCAGCCATGCCGTCGAAGAGGTAGCCCGACTCGCCGATGCGGTCGTCGTGCTCGCAGGCGGACGCGTTGTCGCGTCCGGCGATGTTGCCGCGGTGATGTCGCGGCTTGATGTGTTTCCGTCGGCAAGCCCGTTCGAGGCCGGTGCGGTCGTGCCAGTGCGAATCGCCGGTCATGACGACGCCTACGCCCTGACCACGCTTGCCTTCGACGGCGGAAGCTTGCGCGTGCCGCGCATCGAGCGTCCGGTCGGTGATCGCTTGCGCATCCGCGTGCGCGCTCGCGACGTGATGCTCGCCCTCAATCGTCCCGACGGCTTGAGCGCGCTCAATATTCTGCCGGCGATCATCGATGACGTTCTGGTCGAGGAGGGCTGCTACGCCTCGGCGCGGATCGCCGTTGGCAGCGCCCGCCTGGTCGCCCGACTCACCCGCCTGTCCGCCGAGCGCCTTGCCCTAAGGCCGGGCCAGACGGTCTATGCCGTGGTCAAGTCCGTCGCCATCGATGGCCGCGGACTTGGAACTGTCCAACACGACGCCTGA
- a CDS encoding LemA family protein, protein MTPTIAQGWGRTACRAMFALICTAVLAGCGINEIPTRQEQAKAAWAQVQNQYQRRADLIPNLVETVKGAAAFERETLQAVIEARSRVAQTTVPPDVTTNPDAFKTYEQNQAALGSALSRLLVVVERYPDLKANQNFVVLQSQIEGTENRIAVARRDYIEAVRVFNTEITTFPGRIWAMILYSDAQPMQTFTAAEDAAKAPQVKF, encoded by the coding sequence ATGACACCGACAATTGCGCAAGGATGGGGACGGACGGCGTGCCGGGCGATGTTCGCGCTGATCTGCACCGCGGTTCTCGCGGGCTGCGGGATCAACGAGATCCCGACCCGCCAGGAACAGGCGAAAGCGGCGTGGGCGCAGGTGCAAAACCAGTATCAGCGCCGGGCCGACCTGATCCCTAATCTCGTCGAGACGGTCAAGGGCGCGGCAGCGTTCGAGCGCGAGACACTGCAGGCGGTCATTGAGGCGCGCAGTCGCGTCGCCCAGACGACGGTCCCGCCCGACGTGACGACCAATCCGGACGCGTTCAAGACCTATGAGCAGAACCAGGCGGCGTTGGGCTCGGCCCTGTCCCGGTTGCTGGTCGTCGTCGAGCGCTATCCCGATCTCAAGGCGAACCAGAACTTCGTTGTCCTGCAATCGCAGATCGAGGGCACCGAAAACCGTATCGCCGTCGCCCGGCGCGACTACATCGAGGCCGTACGGGTGTTCAACACCGAAATCACCACATTCCCGGGGCGGATCTGGGCGATGATTCTCTATTCGGATGCGCAGCCGATGCAGACCTTTACCGCCGCGGAGGACGCTGCCAAGGCGCCGCAGGTCAAGTTCTGA
- a CDS encoding TPM domain-containing protein, whose amino-acid sequence MPFIAPPRRLPTLVCAVLLIVATVGAAIAAGLAFPALSGRVVDEAGLLTPAERQSLSEALKAHEDATGNQVVVVTLRSLQGTSIEDYGNQLARQWGIGRHGKDDGALLIVAPTERKVRIEVGYGLEGVLTDAASRLIIERIILPSFRSGQFGPGIVAGTQAILKLLSGDEATAPDRAAAAPAAKATRIAPPILMILAFLAFAWMTSRRRGTRAARGFGRHGPWIGGGIGGLGGGGFGGGSGSGGGFGGGGGGFGGGGASGGW is encoded by the coding sequence ATGCCTTTCATCGCACCTCCGCGCCGGCTGCCGACGCTCGTGTGCGCGGTCCTGCTGATCGTGGCCACGGTTGGCGCGGCGATCGCCGCCGGCCTCGCGTTTCCCGCGCTTTCCGGTCGCGTCGTCGACGAGGCCGGCCTGTTGACGCCGGCGGAACGGCAGAGCCTGAGCGAAGCGCTCAAGGCGCACGAGGATGCGACGGGCAATCAGGTCGTCGTGGTGACGCTGCGCTCGCTTCAGGGCACGAGCATCGAGGACTACGGCAATCAGCTCGCCCGTCAGTGGGGCATCGGGCGGCACGGCAAGGACGATGGCGCGCTGCTGATCGTCGCGCCCACCGAACGCAAGGTTCGCATCGAGGTAGGCTACGGCCTTGAAGGCGTTCTCACCGATGCCGCCTCGCGGCTGATCATCGAGCGGATCATCCTGCCGTCCTTCCGCTCCGGCCAGTTTGGTCCCGGCATTGTCGCCGGCACCCAGGCGATCTTGAAGCTACTCTCGGGCGACGAGGCGACGGCGCCCGACCGGGCGGCAGCCGCACCGGCGGCGAAGGCGACGCGGATCGCACCGCCGATCCTGATGATCCTGGCGTTTCTCGCCTTCGCCTGGATGACCTCCCGACGGCGGGGCACGCGTGCCGCCCGCGGCTTTGGGCGGCACGGCCCGTGGATTGGTGGAGGGATCGGCGGGCTCGGTGGTGGCGGGTTCGGCGGCGGCTCGGGCAGCGGCGGCGGCTTCGGTGGCGGCGGCGGCGGCTTTGGCGGCGGGGGCGCATCGGGCGGATGGTAA
- a CDS encoding TPM domain-containing protein — translation MTFLTASDRERIEAAVAAAEARTAAEFVTVVTPASGRYLYLPTLAAAAATLALSGVALLIPWSEPPTLEAFFLAQVGGFSALFALFAWRVVRHRLVPRAEQAACAKARAHQLFLDLGLAATRDRTGVLFFVSVGEHYVEIVTDVGIKALIDDATWVRTVERFTQAVGHGRIADGFIEAIEACGRVLAERLPVRPDDRNELPDCPVEV, via the coding sequence ATGACGTTCCTCACGGCTTCGGATCGCGAGCGGATTGAGGCCGCGGTGGCGGCGGCGGAAGCGCGGACCGCCGCCGAGTTCGTTACCGTCGTCACGCCGGCGAGCGGTCGCTACTTGTACTTACCCACGCTTGCCGCCGCGGCGGCGACGCTGGCGCTATCCGGAGTGGCGCTGCTGATTCCCTGGTCGGAGCCACCGACGCTCGAGGCGTTCTTTCTGGCGCAGGTTGGAGGATTTTCCGCGCTGTTCGCGCTGTTCGCCTGGCGGGTGGTCCGCCATCGCCTGGTGCCGCGCGCGGAGCAGGCCGCCTGTGCCAAGGCGCGCGCCCATCAGCTCTTCCTTGACCTCGGTCTGGCGGCGACGCGGGATCGGACCGGCGTTCTGTTCTTTGTCTCCGTCGGCGAGCACTACGTCGAGATCGTCACCGATGTCGGCATCAAGGCGTTGATCGACGATGCGACGTGGGTGCGGACGGTTGAGCGGTTCACCCAAGCGGTCGGCCACGGGCGCATCGCCGACGGCTTCATCGAGGCGATCGAGGCGTGCGGGCGCGTCCTTGCCGAGCGCCTGCCCGTACGGCCGGACGACCGCAACGAGCTGCCCGATTGCCCGGTCGAGGTGTGA
- a CDS encoding ArsB/NhaD family transporter translates to MHEHGASVAQHVLFGFDALWLSTAVLVFTYAVIISERLNRAIIALVGAMLMVWFGILSQEQAIASIDFNTIGLLIGMMIIVSVTRKCGIFEYLAIWSAKQVKASPAGILAMLAIVTAILSALLDNVTTVLLVVPVTLVVTEELKIDAYPYLFSQILASNIGGTATLIGDPPNILIGTQVGLTFNQFVANLAPVVLIILAVHVAAMHLIWGRRLHASERARALVMAFDPRRSISNPRLLKQSLAVIFVVIVCFALSRSLGIEPGVIALTGAAVLLALDNIGKAAETQSENVTHVFHEVEWITIFFFVGLFVVIAGVEHSGLLLLLADELVALTGGDLSVTTMGVLWASAVLSAIVDNIPFVATMIPLIKSMAPSFGGPEGLAPLWWALSLGACLGGNGTLIGASANLTVAGIAERSGVPFHFVSFLKLAFPLMLGQVLIACVYVLWRFL, encoded by the coding sequence ATGCACGAGCACGGCGCGAGCGTGGCTCAGCATGTCCTGTTCGGCTTCGACGCCCTGTGGCTGTCGACCGCCGTACTGGTATTCACCTACGCGGTGATCATCAGCGAGCGGCTGAACCGGGCGATCATCGCCCTGGTGGGCGCGATGCTGATGGTCTGGTTCGGCATCCTGAGCCAGGAACAGGCGATCGCGAGTATCGACTTCAACACCATCGGCCTGCTGATCGGGATGATGATCATCGTCTCGGTGACGAGAAAGTGCGGCATCTTCGAATATCTCGCCATCTGGTCGGCGAAACAGGTCAAGGCCAGCCCGGCCGGCATCCTTGCCATGCTGGCGATCGTCACCGCGATCCTCTCCGCCCTTCTCGATAACGTCACCACGGTCCTGCTTGTCGTCCCGGTGACCCTTGTCGTCACCGAAGAACTCAAGATCGACGCCTATCCGTACCTCTTCTCGCAGATTCTCGCCTCGAACATCGGCGGAACCGCGACCCTGATCGGCGATCCGCCCAACATCCTGATCGGAACCCAAGTCGGCCTGACCTTCAATCAGTTCGTCGCCAACCTCGCGCCGGTGGTCCTGATCATACTCGCCGTGCACGTCGCCGCGATGCACCTGATCTGGGGTCGGCGCCTGCACGCCTCGGAACGGGCCCGCGCCCTGGTGATGGCCTTCGATCCGCGCCGCTCGATCAGCAATCCACGCCTTCTTAAGCAATCGCTGGCGGTGATTTTCGTCGTCATCGTCTGCTTCGCATTATCGCGCTCGCTCGGCATCGAGCCCGGCGTCATCGCCCTGACCGGTGCCGCGGTCCTGCTGGCACTCGACAACATCGGCAAGGCGGCCGAGACCCAGTCGGAGAACGTGACCCATGTATTTCACGAGGTCGAATGGATCACGATCTTCTTCTTCGTCGGACTGTTCGTCGTCATCGCCGGGGTTGAGCATTCCGGGCTGCTGCTGCTGCTCGCCGACGAACTCGTCGCGCTGACCGGCGGAGACCTGTCAGTGACAACGATGGGCGTGCTCTGGGCGTCAGCGGTTCTCTCGGCGATCGTCGACAACATTCCCTTCGTGGCGACGATGATCCCGCTGATCAAATCGATGGCGCCCAGCTTCGGCGGACCGGAGGGCCTTGCGCCGCTGTGGTGGGCGCTCTCCCTCGGCGCCTGCCTCGGCGGCAACGGCACGCTGATCGGCGCCTCGGCCAACCTCACCGTCGCCGGGATCGCCGAGCGCAGCGGCGTTCCGTTTCACTTCGTAAGTTTTCTCAAGCTGGCGTTTCCGCTGATGCTGGGGCAGGTGCTGATCGCCTGCGTGTACGTCCTGTGGCGGTTCCTGTGA